A single window of Aspergillus puulaauensis MK2 DNA, chromosome 5, nearly complete sequence DNA harbors:
- the SDA1 gene encoding SDA1 family protein (BUSCO:EOG09260TLW;~COG:D,Z;~EggNog:ENOG410PFF6;~InterPro:IPR012977,IPR027312,IPR016024,IPR007949;~PFAM:PF05285,PF08158;~antiSMASH:Cluster_5.7;~go_process: GO:0000055 - ribosomal large subunit export from nucleus [Evidence IEA];~go_process: GO:0030036 - actin cytoskeleton organization [Evidence IEA];~go_process: GO:0042273 - ribosomal large subunit biogenesis [Evidence IEA]), whose translation MVKRKLGALEKVEADLPNLQNKIRKDPKSYIEDFRAQHYQYESHREIFMAAPSSATDTGIISLRELIDFIAHVADCYPDITKDFGPQLIDILSQHHQVLEQELREKIVGSLVLLRKKELMDSATLLQTLFPILITTPSKTLRQLIFQKILMDLRSSNAKTTNHKLNRTMQTVLFNLVTSDRTSSKGLWAIKLTRELWKRQIWTDTKAVEVMKEASLSENEKVVVGGVRFFLGGDKEREDMEEESSDDEAVDVGRVKHQVGINKKTKKKARAIERAKATVQKRERKKTQPHPLNFSALHLLHDPQGFAESLFSRHLQSAKSKLNLDQKLMVLQLVTRLVGLHKLHIMHLYSYFQKYLTPRQPSVTSFLASLAQASHDLVPPDDLEPLVLKIANEFVSEASASEVATAGLNAIREICARQPLAMNETLLQDLVMYRKSKDKGVVMGARGLLSLYRDINPEMLKRRDRGKDASISLQHGDKKERRFAAQDVGGIEGLELLEQWKEEERKRKRAEKGLASDEEDNEEEDENNWDAWNVEDDEDSDDSGGWVNVESDAEIDLSDSDDEGGSRPTKKAKQTDEKESAAEPKAAESKPDSKKSSLATTRILTPADLAKLQELRQEAAVNALVPGPKRRGPAAESRHKEDPLTAMEIEGLAALSAGKKTREERIAHAREGKTDRSEHKSVTAKRKERKEEQGKSTTNKEKARKKNFLMTLGKAKSKGKRSLVETRSVLKAHQERAKRGGRRGNNG comes from the exons atggtgaagaggaagttgGGAGCCTTGGAAAAGGTCGAGGCTGACTT GCCCAATTTACAAAACAAAATTAGAAAAGATCCAAA GTCTTATATCGAAGATTTCCGCGCCCAGCATTACCAATATGAAAGTCACCGGGAAATTTTTATGGCAGCGCCCTCGTCCGCCACGGATACGGGAATTATCTCGCTGCGCGAACTTATTGACTTTATCGCTCATGTAGCCGACTGCTACCCCGATATAACGAAAGATTTCGGCCCGCAGCTCATCGACATCTTGTCGCAGCACCACCAGGTTTTGGAGCAGGAATTGCGCGAAAAAATTGTAGGAAGTCTCGTGCTTCTAAGGAAAAAGGAATTGATGGACTCTGCGACATTACTTCAGACTCTGTTCCCAATTCTTATCACGACACCTAGCAAGACTTTGCGCCAGTTGATTTTCCAGAAAATTCTGATGGATCTCCGGTCTTCGAATGCAAAGACGACGAACCACAAACTCAATCGGACTATGCAGACtgttttatttaatcttgTGACTTCTGACCGCACCTCCTCCAAGGGACTTTGGGCTATCAAACTTACGCGCGAGCTCTGGAAGAGACAGATCTGGACAGATACCAAAGCAGTTGAAGTCATGAAGGAGGCCTCGCTGTCTGAAAATGAGAAGGTGGTTGTCGGGGGAgtccgcttcttcctcggtggaGACAAAGAGCGAGAGGACATGGAAGAGGAGAGTAGCGACGACGAAGCTGTTGATGTCGGACGGGTTAAGCACCAAGTCGGAATTAacaagaagaccaagaagaaggctcGCGCCATTGAGAGAGCAAAGGCGACTGTTCAAAAGCGAGAGCGCAAGAAGACTCAGCCTCACCCTTTGAATTTCTCCGCTTTGCACCTCCTCCATGACCCTCAAGGGTTCGCAGAGTCTCTCTTCTCAAGGCACCTCCAGAGTGCCAAGTCGAAGCTGAATTTGGACCAGAAGCTTATGGTATTGCAGCTCGTGACTCGTCTTGTCGGCTTGCATAAACTTCACATCATGCATCTCTACTCCTACTTCCAGAAATACCTCACGCCTCGACAACCTTCCGTCACCTCATTCCTCGCATCTCTCGCTCAGGCTTCCCACGACCTGGTGCCCCCCGATGATCTCGAGCCTCTAGTTCTCAAAATCGCAAACGAGTTCGTTTCCGAGGCGTCGGCCTCCGAAGTCGCCACCGCAGGTCTCAACGCTATCAGAGAAATCTGCGCGAGACAGCCGCTGGCTATGAACGAGACTTTACTCCAGGATCTAGTCATGTACCGGAAAAGTAAAGACAAGGGTGTCGTTATGGGAGCTAGAGGTCTACTAAGTCTATACCGAGATATCAATCCCGAGATGCTCAAGAGACGGGATCGCGGTAAGGATGCGTCTATAAGCCTACAGCACGGTGATAAGAAGGAGAGGCGGTTCGCTGCACAGGATGTCGGTGGAATCGAGGGTCTGGAACTCCTGGAGCaatggaaggaggaggaacgcaagaggaagagggctgAAAAGGGTCTGGCTtctgacgaagaagataacgaagaggaagacgagaacAACTGGGATGCCTGGAAcgtcgaagacgacgaagacagCGACGACTCCGGCGGATGGGTCAATGTTGAAAGCGATGCCGAAATTGATCTCAGTGATTCGGACGATGAGGGTGGTTCTCGCCCgacgaagaaggcaaagcAAACTGACGAGAAGGAGAGCGCTGCCGAACCCAAGGCAGCAGAAAGCAAGCCAGATTCGAAAAAGTCGAGTCTCGCAACTACCCGTATCCTCACACCTGCAGATCTCGCCAAGCTACAGGAGCTGCGCCAGGAAGCTGCGGTCAATGCGCTTGTTCCAGGGCCGAAGCGCCGTGGGCCAGCTGCTGAGAGCCGTCATAAGGAAGACCCTCTCACTGCAATGGAGATTGAGGGTCTTGCTGCCCTGTCTGCCGGAAAGAAGACTCGCGAGGAACGTATCGCCCACGCTAGGGAAGGAAAGACAGATAGGTCAGAGCATAAGAGTGTGACCGCGAAGCGCAAGGAGCGAAAAGAGGAGCAGGGAAAGAGTACCACCAACAAGGAAAAGGCACGCAAGAAGAACTTCCTCATGACATTGGGGAAAGCGAAGTCCAAGGGCAAGAGAAGCTTGGTAGAGACACGGTCTGTCTTGAAGGCTCACCAGGAGCGGGCGAAGCGTGGTGGCAGGAGAGGAAACAATGGATAA
- a CDS encoding uncharacterized protein (COG:S;~EggNog:ENOG410PSYB;~antiSMASH:Cluster_5.7) — protein sequence METPQISSNLSASPTALPNCCLALSTPLLNHLASILPKTPDFTLSIGSGSGLLETLITLCYPDVSVEGVEVNSSVNLYIAEENMNIVSGTWDLLSRASQAKAWMFVYPREPKLINKYIETYGDSSGNVEVILWLGPRADWADYESCFRDSTFFELELPEDVGMAPYEMLVAARRGSGP from the coding sequence ATGGAGACCCCCCAAATATCATCCAACCTCTCCGCATCCCCAACAGCATTACCCAATTGCTGTCTAGCTTTGTCCACCCCCCTTCTCAACCACCTAGCTTCCATCCTGCCCAAAACTCCAGACTTCACCCTCTCAATCGGCAGCGGCTCTGGCCTCCTAGAAACCCTAATCACCCTTTGTTATCCCGATGTATCAGTTGAGGGCGTCGAGGTCAACTCCTCCGTGAATCTTTATATCGCAGAAGAGAACATGAACATCGTTAGTGGGACATGGGATTTGCTGTCTCGTGCTTCGCAGGCAAAGGCGTGGATGTTTGTCTACCCTCGCGAACCAAAATTGATAAACAAGTACATTGAGACCTACGGTGATTCATCTGGAAACGTTGAAGTGATTCTGTGGCTGGGTCCGCGGGCGGATTGGGCTGATTATGAGAGCTGTTTCCGAGATTCAACCTTTTTTGAGTTGGAACTCCCGGAGGATGTTGGGATGGCGCCGTATGAAATGCTGGTAGCTGCTCGGAGGGGGTCTGGCCCATGA
- the RPS5 gene encoding 40S ribosomal uS7 domain-containing protein (COG:J;~EggNog:ENOG410PIAI;~InterPro:IPR020606,IPR036823,IPR000235,IPR023798, IPR005716;~PFAM:PF00177;~antiSMASH:Cluster_5.7;~go_component: GO:0015935 - small ribosomal subunit [Evidence IEA];~go_function: GO:0003723 - RNA binding [Evidence IEA];~go_function: GO:0003735 - structural constituent of ribosome [Evidence IEA];~go_process: GO:0006412 - translation [Evidence IEA]) has protein sequence MTLDPTDRYLDSNHRHRPTPLTNPSLDNRCNGAKMSEHGEVEVEIPAGVYNSLPKEALAEMGTVKLFNKWSYEDVEIRDISLTDYIQIRSPVYIPHTAGRYAAKRFRKSQCPIIERLTNSIMMNGRNNGKKLMAVRIVDHAFEIIHIMTDQNPLQVAVDAIVNCGPREDSTRIGSAGTVRRQAVDVSPLRRVNQSIALLTIGAREASFRNIKSIAECLAEELINAAKGSSNSYAIKKKDELERVAKSNR, from the exons ATGACTTTAGAT CCGACCGATCGCTACCTCGATTCAAACCACCGACACCGTCCGACACCCCTCACGAATCCGTCCCTCGACAACAGGTGCAACGGAGCCAAAATGTCTGAACACGGTGAAGTCGAGGTCGAAATCCCCGCCGGGGTCTACAACTCCCTGCCCAAGGAAGCTCTCGCGGAGATGGGAACCGTGAAGCTCTTCAACAAGTGGAGTTacgaggatgttgagatcaGGGATATCTCCTTGAC CGACTACATCCAGATCCGCTCCCCTGTCTACATCCCTCACACCGCTGGCCGCTATGCCGCCAAGCGCTTCCGCAAGTCGCAGTGCCCCATCATCGAGCGTCTCACCAACTCCATCATGATGAACGGCCGCAACAACGGAAAGAAGCTCATGGCTGTCCGCATCGTTGACCACGCTTTCGAGATC ATCCACATCATGACCGACCAGAACCCCCTCCAGGTCGCCGTCGATGCCATTGTCAACTGCGGTCCCCGTGAAGACAGCACCCGTATCGGTTCCGCTGGTACCGTCCGTCGTCAGGCCGTCGAtgtctctcctctccgccgTGTCAACCAGTCCATTGCTCTCCTGACCATCGGTGCCCGTGAGGCCTCTTTCCGCAACATCAAGAGCATTGCTGAGTGCCTTGCTGAGGAGCTTATCAACGCCGCCAAGGGTAGCTCCAACTCCTACgccatcaagaagaaggacgagcttgAGCGTGTGGCCAAGAGCAACAGGTAA
- a CDS encoding uncharacterized protein (COG:S;~EggNog:ENOG410PRXE;~InterPro:IPR013900;~PFAM:PF08591;~antiSMASH:Cluster_5.7), with amino-acid sequence MASTATLDLSSKRRRFQPPITTFFTPSIDPTAPSSPSHLSHNHYAAITHSPHPVVPAKVQASLLSVGMRVRKSIADGYKTNLAKTEEKYTTYEDNKATLNKINTTPTTHTTIPNRSELAPFCGMSKSDEVLQPFPHPTGHALRDHSRTIATDEMDDAFSLPPSSQDSVDSELSTPTMNITQRKRTHGDFDFDPYEDESEQIDPGDDEGMPQTWHDPLRQHPVTHTTGRTILSPTVNHQRRRAFGLQNYKAVQSPMDLDDFEEPAFLRKREEVDMDVEVQMDVEVQMGGI; translated from the coding sequence ATGGCCTCCACTGCCACACTCGATCTCTCGTCCAAACGACGACGCTTTCAACCGCCCATCACAACGTTCTTCACCCCATCCATCGACCCTACTGctccctcttcgccttctcacTTATCCCACAATCACTATGCCGCCATAACACACTCACCCCACCCAGTCGTCCCCGCCAAGGTCCAAGCGTCGCTTCTCTCGGTCGGGATGCGTGTACGCAAGTCCATCGCCGACGGTTACAAGACGAATCTCGCAAAGACAGAGGAAAAGTACACCACCTATGAGGATAATAAAGCCACACTCAACAAAATAAATACAACCCCCACCACTCACACCACCATTCCGAACCGTTCAGAACTTGCTCCATTCTGCGGAATGAGCAAATCGGACGAAGTCCTTCAGCCCTTCCCTCACCCAACGGGACACGCTCTCCGCGACCATAGCCGGACAATCGCAACAGACGAAATGGATGATGCATTCTCGCTTCCTCCTAGCAGTCAGGATTCCGTTGATTCTGAACTATCCACACCCACAATGAATATCACTCAGAGGAAGCGCACCCACGGTGACTTTGACTTCGACCCCTACGAAGACGAAAGCGAACAGATTGATcccggtgatgatgagggcATGCCGCAAACATGGCATGACCCATTGCGCCAACACCCAGTAACCCACACAACCGGTCGAACGATCCTTTCACCAACAGTCAACCACCAACGTCGGCGCGCATTTGGGCTGCAGAATTACAAGGCGGTTCAGAGTCCAATGGACCTTGATGATTTTGAAGAACCGGCGTTCTTGCGGAAGCGGGAAGAGGTTGATATGGATGTCGAGGTTCAGATGGATGTCGAGGTTCAGATGGGTGGAATCTGA